A window of the Lactuca sativa cultivar Salinas chromosome 7, Lsat_Salinas_v11, whole genome shotgun sequence genome harbors these coding sequences:
- the LOC111908062 gene encoding probable starch synthase 4, chloroplastic/amyloplastic isoform X3 has protein sequence MIRNAEKNIHILNQARINAIEDLETILSEKEVLQREINNLEMRLAETDARIRVAAQDKIHVELLQDHLEKLQSEMSNNGAHDAVVLRSPDRQTRALSEELNSLRNENMSLQNDLNTLKEQLRDVKRTDERVEMLENERTVLELSIKELEYKLTVSQQDGVQLSTLRSECETLWNKVEHLQGLLDKSTSQADQAILVLQQNQELRKKVERLEESLEDANIYKLSSEKLQQYNDLMQQKIKLLDERLERSDAEIHSYVQLYQDSVKEFQETLDNLKEESKKKASGKQVDMPWEFWSRLLLMFDAWFLEKKIHGDEAKLLREMTWKKDGRIHDVYIECKEKNEREIIAAFRRLTSSSSGSGLHVVHIAAEMAPVAKVGGLGDVLSALSKALQKKGHLVEIILPKYDCMQYESIQNLRVLDLAVESYFDGHLFKNKIWIGTVEGLPVYFIEPLHPAKFFWRGKTYGEPDDLKRFSFFSRAALELLHQSGKKPDIIHCHDWQTAFVAPLYWDLYAPKGLNSARICFTCHNFEYQGTASASEIASCGLDIHHLNRPDRMQDNSSHDRLNPVKGAIVFSNIVTTVSPTYAQEVRTSQGGQGLHATLNAHSQKFVGILNGIDTDSWNPATDTYLSFQYNSSDLEGKSENKNALRRHLGLSLSDSRRPLVGCITRLVPQKGVHLIRHAIYRALELGGQFVLLGSSPVPNIHREFEEIAKKFQTHEHIRLILKYDEALSHSIYAASDMFIIPSIFEPCGLTQMIAMRYGAIPVARKTGGLNDSVFDVDDDTIPIQLRNGFTFVTPDEHAFNGAFDRAFKYYKNDSEGWEELMKKVMNIDFSWDTSASQYEELYLQSVSKAKAARRAAAG, from the exons ATGATACGTAATGCAGAGAAAA ATATTCATATCCTAAACCAAGCCCGAATCAATGCAATTGAAGATTTGGAAACAATTCTTAGTGAAAAAGAGGTCTTACAAAGAGAAATCAATAATTTGGAAATGAGGTTAGCTGAAACTGATGCCAGAATCAGAGTTGCTGCACAAGATAAGATACATGTTGAGCTTTTACAGGATCATTTAGAGAAACTTCAATCTGAAATGTCTAATAATGGAGCACATGATGCTGTTGTTCTTCGATCTCCTGATCGACAAACCCGTGCTTTAAGTGAGGAGCTGAATTCATTAAGAAATGAAAACATGTCCCTGCAAAATGACCTAAATACCCTTAAAGAGCAACTTAGGGATGTCAAGAGAACAGACGAACGTGTTGAAATGCTTGAAAATGAACGCACTGTTTTGGAATTGTCCATAAAGGAGTTGGAATACAAGCTCACTGTTTCCCAACAAGATGGTGTTCAACTTTCAACTTTAAGATCAGAGTGTGAGACCCTTTGGAATAAG GTAGAGCATTTGCAAGGATTACTTGACAAGTCAACAAGTCAAGCAGATCAAGCTATCTTAGTACTACAACAAAACCAGGAGCTTCGAAAGAAAGTTGAAAGACTTGAAGAGTCTCTTGAAGATGCCAACATTTACAAATTATCATCAGAAAAGCTACAACAATATAACGATCTAATGCAACAGAAAATAAAACTACTTGATGAACGCCTCGAAAGATCAGATGCAGAAATACATTCCTATGTACAATTATATCAAGATTCAGTGAAGGAGTTTCAAGAAACACTTGACAATTTAAAAGAAGAAAGTAAGAAAAAAGCATCGGGTAAACAAGTGGATATGCCATGGGAATTTTGGAGTCGTTTATTGCTTATGTTTGATGCTTGGTTTCTTGAAAAGAAAATTCATGGAGATGAAGCTAAGTTGTTAAGGGAAATGACATGGAAGAAAGATGGAAGGATTCATGATGTTTATATAGAATGTAAGGAAAAGAATGAGCGTGAAATTATTGCTGCTTTTCGCAGATTAACATCTTCATCATCCgg TTCAGGATTGCATGTTGTTCATATTGCTGCTGAGATGGCTCCAGTTGCTAAG GTTGGTGGTCTAGGTGATGTGTTGTCTGCTCTTAGTAAAGCATTACAGAAGAAAGGACATCTTGTAGAAATAATTCTCCCTAAATACGATTGCATGCAGTATGAAAGTATCCAAAATTTAAGG GTTTTAGATTTAGCTGTAGAGTCATATTTTGATGGCCATTTGTTCAAAAATAAAATCTGGATTGGTACTGTTGAAG gGCTTCCTGTTTATTTTATCGAGCCTCTTCACCCTGCTAAGTTTTTTTGGAGAGGAAAAACATATGGTGAACCTGATGATCTGAAGCGGTTTTCATTCTTTAGCAGAGCAGCACTTGAGCTGCTACATCAATCTGGAAAAAAACCAGATATTATCCATTGCCATGATTGGCAGACTGCTTTtgtt GCACCCCTCTACTGGGATCTATATGCACCCAAAGGATTAAATTCAGCTCGAATATGTTTCACATGTCATAACTTTGAGTATCAAGGAACTGCATCTGCTTCAGAGATAGCATCTTGTGGTCTTGACATTCATCACCTTAATAGACCAGACAGAATGCAGGACAACTCATCACACGACAGACTCAATCCTGTTAAG GGTGCAATTGTGTTCTCTAACATTGTAACAACAGTGTCCCCAACTTATGCACAAGAAGTGCGAACTTCACAG GGAGGACAAGGGCTTCATGCAACACTTAATGCTCATTCTCAAAAGTTTGTAGGGATTCTGAATGGAATCGATACTGATTCATGGAATCCTGCTACTGACACCTATCTCAGTTTCCAATACAATTCCAGTGATCTTGAGGGGAAATCTGAGAATAAAAATGCCTTAAGAAGACACCTTGGACTCTCTTTATCTGATAGTAGGAGGCCATTG GTTGGATGTATAACAAGATTAGTCCCACAGAAAGGTGTGCATCTCATCAGGCATGCAATATACAGAGCATTGGAATTGGGAGGACAATTTGTATTGCTTGGTTCTAGCCCTGTGCCAAATATCCAT AGGGAATTCGAGGAAATTGCAAAGAAATTTCAAACCCATGAACATATTCGACTGATTCTCAAGTATGATGAGGCTCTTTCCCATTCTATATATGCAGCATCAGACATGTTCATCATCCCATCAATATTTGAGCCATGTGGCTTGACACAG ATGATAGCCATGAGATATGGTGCAATCCCCGTTGCTAGAAAGACAGGTGGTCTAAATGACAG tgtttttgatgttgatgatgatacGATTCCAATACAACTCAGAAATGGATTCACATTCGTAACACCCGATGAACAT GCGTTCAATGGTGCATTTGACAGAGCGTTCAAATACTACAAAAATGATAGTGAAGGTTGGGAAGAGTTGATGAAAAAAGTGATGAACATAGACTTCAGTTGGGACACATCAGCATCACAATATGAAGAACTTTACCTTCAATCTGTATCCAAAGCAAAAGCAGCTCGGCGTGCAGCTGCTGGCTAA
- the LOC111908062 gene encoding probable starch synthase 4, chloroplastic/amyloplastic isoform X1 encodes MAGKLSTCFLSHQWSCCTVLDCKHLNVRFYSLPSPRFATVSCKIRQRNSSLPPRRPQAKKIIPAQIPQNDNLMTPGNENSDSENEDDFSHQSTSDEVVAIQRFDDKNSSSKLIPSIGADKVGEVTTVNLQDVIGMIRNAEKNIHILNQARINAIEDLETILSEKEVLQREINNLEMRLAETDARIRVAAQDKIHVELLQDHLEKLQSEMSNNGAHDAVVLRSPDRQTRALSEELNSLRNENMSLQNDLNTLKEQLRDVKRTDERVEMLENERTVLELSIKELEYKLTVSQQDGVQLSTLRSECETLWNKVEHLQGLLDKSTSQADQAILVLQQNQELRKKVERLEESLEDANIYKLSSEKLQQYNDLMQQKIKLLDERLERSDAEIHSYVQLYQDSVKEFQETLDNLKEESKKKASGKQVDMPWEFWSRLLLMFDAWFLEKKIHGDEAKLLREMTWKKDGRIHDVYIECKEKNEREIIAAFRRLTSSSSGSGLHVVHIAAEMAPVAKVGGLGDVLSALSKALQKKGHLVEIILPKYDCMQYESIQNLRVLDLAVESYFDGHLFKNKIWIGTVEGLPVYFIEPLHPAKFFWRGKTYGEPDDLKRFSFFSRAALELLHQSGKKPDIIHCHDWQTAFVAPLYWDLYAPKGLNSARICFTCHNFEYQGTASASEIASCGLDIHHLNRPDRMQDNSSHDRLNPVKGAIVFSNIVTTVSPTYAQEVRTSQGGQGLHATLNAHSQKFVGILNGIDTDSWNPATDTYLSFQYNSSDLEGKSENKNALRRHLGLSLSDSRRPLVGCITRLVPQKGVHLIRHAIYRALELGGQFVLLGSSPVPNIHREFEEIAKKFQTHEHIRLILKYDEALSHSIYAASDMFIIPSIFEPCGLTQMIAMRYGAIPVARKTGGLNDSVFDVDDDTIPIQLRNGFTFVTPDEHAFNGAFDRAFKYYKNDSEGWEELMKKVMNIDFSWDTSASQYEELYLQSVSKAKAARRAAAG; translated from the exons ATGGCGGGGAAGCTATCGACGTGTTTTTTGAGCCATCAATGGAGCTGTTGTACAGTGCTTGATTGTAAGCATTTGAATGTGCGGTTTTACTCTTTGCCTTCTCCTCGGTTTGCTACAGTTTCCTGCAAGATACGTCAACGTAACTCCAG CTTACCACCTAGGAGACCACAAGCAAAGAAAATCATCCCTGCACAGATTCCCCAAAATGATAATCTCATGACACCTGGCAATGAAAATAGTGATTCAGAAAATGAAGATGACTTTTCTCATCAATCTACCTCTGATGAGGTTGTAGCAATTCAGCGTTTTGATGATAAGAATTCAAGCAGCAAACTGATCCCG TCTATTGGTGCAGATAAAGTGGGCGAGGTTACAACTGTAAATCTTCAGGATGTAATAGGAATGATACGTAATGCAGAGAAAA ATATTCATATCCTAAACCAAGCCCGAATCAATGCAATTGAAGATTTGGAAACAATTCTTAGTGAAAAAGAGGTCTTACAAAGAGAAATCAATAATTTGGAAATGAGGTTAGCTGAAACTGATGCCAGAATCAGAGTTGCTGCACAAGATAAGATACATGTTGAGCTTTTACAGGATCATTTAGAGAAACTTCAATCTGAAATGTCTAATAATGGAGCACATGATGCTGTTGTTCTTCGATCTCCTGATCGACAAACCCGTGCTTTAAGTGAGGAGCTGAATTCATTAAGAAATGAAAACATGTCCCTGCAAAATGACCTAAATACCCTTAAAGAGCAACTTAGGGATGTCAAGAGAACAGACGAACGTGTTGAAATGCTTGAAAATGAACGCACTGTTTTGGAATTGTCCATAAAGGAGTTGGAATACAAGCTCACTGTTTCCCAACAAGATGGTGTTCAACTTTCAACTTTAAGATCAGAGTGTGAGACCCTTTGGAATAAG GTAGAGCATTTGCAAGGATTACTTGACAAGTCAACAAGTCAAGCAGATCAAGCTATCTTAGTACTACAACAAAACCAGGAGCTTCGAAAGAAAGTTGAAAGACTTGAAGAGTCTCTTGAAGATGCCAACATTTACAAATTATCATCAGAAAAGCTACAACAATATAACGATCTAATGCAACAGAAAATAAAACTACTTGATGAACGCCTCGAAAGATCAGATGCAGAAATACATTCCTATGTACAATTATATCAAGATTCAGTGAAGGAGTTTCAAGAAACACTTGACAATTTAAAAGAAGAAAGTAAGAAAAAAGCATCGGGTAAACAAGTGGATATGCCATGGGAATTTTGGAGTCGTTTATTGCTTATGTTTGATGCTTGGTTTCTTGAAAAGAAAATTCATGGAGATGAAGCTAAGTTGTTAAGGGAAATGACATGGAAGAAAGATGGAAGGATTCATGATGTTTATATAGAATGTAAGGAAAAGAATGAGCGTGAAATTATTGCTGCTTTTCGCAGATTAACATCTTCATCATCCgg TTCAGGATTGCATGTTGTTCATATTGCTGCTGAGATGGCTCCAGTTGCTAAG GTTGGTGGTCTAGGTGATGTGTTGTCTGCTCTTAGTAAAGCATTACAGAAGAAAGGACATCTTGTAGAAATAATTCTCCCTAAATACGATTGCATGCAGTATGAAAGTATCCAAAATTTAAGG GTTTTAGATTTAGCTGTAGAGTCATATTTTGATGGCCATTTGTTCAAAAATAAAATCTGGATTGGTACTGTTGAAG gGCTTCCTGTTTATTTTATCGAGCCTCTTCACCCTGCTAAGTTTTTTTGGAGAGGAAAAACATATGGTGAACCTGATGATCTGAAGCGGTTTTCATTCTTTAGCAGAGCAGCACTTGAGCTGCTACATCAATCTGGAAAAAAACCAGATATTATCCATTGCCATGATTGGCAGACTGCTTTtgtt GCACCCCTCTACTGGGATCTATATGCACCCAAAGGATTAAATTCAGCTCGAATATGTTTCACATGTCATAACTTTGAGTATCAAGGAACTGCATCTGCTTCAGAGATAGCATCTTGTGGTCTTGACATTCATCACCTTAATAGACCAGACAGAATGCAGGACAACTCATCACACGACAGACTCAATCCTGTTAAG GGTGCAATTGTGTTCTCTAACATTGTAACAACAGTGTCCCCAACTTATGCACAAGAAGTGCGAACTTCACAG GGAGGACAAGGGCTTCATGCAACACTTAATGCTCATTCTCAAAAGTTTGTAGGGATTCTGAATGGAATCGATACTGATTCATGGAATCCTGCTACTGACACCTATCTCAGTTTCCAATACAATTCCAGTGATCTTGAGGGGAAATCTGAGAATAAAAATGCCTTAAGAAGACACCTTGGACTCTCTTTATCTGATAGTAGGAGGCCATTG GTTGGATGTATAACAAGATTAGTCCCACAGAAAGGTGTGCATCTCATCAGGCATGCAATATACAGAGCATTGGAATTGGGAGGACAATTTGTATTGCTTGGTTCTAGCCCTGTGCCAAATATCCAT AGGGAATTCGAGGAAATTGCAAAGAAATTTCAAACCCATGAACATATTCGACTGATTCTCAAGTATGATGAGGCTCTTTCCCATTCTATATATGCAGCATCAGACATGTTCATCATCCCATCAATATTTGAGCCATGTGGCTTGACACAG ATGATAGCCATGAGATATGGTGCAATCCCCGTTGCTAGAAAGACAGGTGGTCTAAATGACAG tgtttttgatgttgatgatgatacGATTCCAATACAACTCAGAAATGGATTCACATTCGTAACACCCGATGAACAT GCGTTCAATGGTGCATTTGACAGAGCGTTCAAATACTACAAAAATGATAGTGAAGGTTGGGAAGAGTTGATGAAAAAAGTGATGAACATAGACTTCAGTTGGGACACATCAGCATCACAATATGAAGAACTTTACCTTCAATCTGTATCCAAAGCAAAAGCAGCTCGGCGTGCAGCTGCTGGCTAA
- the LOC111908062 gene encoding probable starch synthase 4, chloroplastic/amyloplastic isoform X2 produces the protein MAGKLSTCFLSHQWSCCTVLDCKHLNVRFYSLPSPRFATVSCKIRQRNSRRPQAKKIIPAQIPQNDNLMTPGNENSDSENEDDFSHQSTSDEVVAIQRFDDKNSSSKLIPSIGADKVGEVTTVNLQDVIGMIRNAEKNIHILNQARINAIEDLETILSEKEVLQREINNLEMRLAETDARIRVAAQDKIHVELLQDHLEKLQSEMSNNGAHDAVVLRSPDRQTRALSEELNSLRNENMSLQNDLNTLKEQLRDVKRTDERVEMLENERTVLELSIKELEYKLTVSQQDGVQLSTLRSECETLWNKVEHLQGLLDKSTSQADQAILVLQQNQELRKKVERLEESLEDANIYKLSSEKLQQYNDLMQQKIKLLDERLERSDAEIHSYVQLYQDSVKEFQETLDNLKEESKKKASGKQVDMPWEFWSRLLLMFDAWFLEKKIHGDEAKLLREMTWKKDGRIHDVYIECKEKNEREIIAAFRRLTSSSSGSGLHVVHIAAEMAPVAKVGGLGDVLSALSKALQKKGHLVEIILPKYDCMQYESIQNLRVLDLAVESYFDGHLFKNKIWIGTVEGLPVYFIEPLHPAKFFWRGKTYGEPDDLKRFSFFSRAALELLHQSGKKPDIIHCHDWQTAFVAPLYWDLYAPKGLNSARICFTCHNFEYQGTASASEIASCGLDIHHLNRPDRMQDNSSHDRLNPVKGAIVFSNIVTTVSPTYAQEVRTSQGGQGLHATLNAHSQKFVGILNGIDTDSWNPATDTYLSFQYNSSDLEGKSENKNALRRHLGLSLSDSRRPLVGCITRLVPQKGVHLIRHAIYRALELGGQFVLLGSSPVPNIHREFEEIAKKFQTHEHIRLILKYDEALSHSIYAASDMFIIPSIFEPCGLTQMIAMRYGAIPVARKTGGLNDSVFDVDDDTIPIQLRNGFTFVTPDEHAFNGAFDRAFKYYKNDSEGWEELMKKVMNIDFSWDTSASQYEELYLQSVSKAKAARRAAAG, from the exons ATGGCGGGGAAGCTATCGACGTGTTTTTTGAGCCATCAATGGAGCTGTTGTACAGTGCTTGATTGTAAGCATTTGAATGTGCGGTTTTACTCTTTGCCTTCTCCTCGGTTTGCTACAGTTTCCTGCAAGATACGTCAACGTAACTCCAG GAGACCACAAGCAAAGAAAATCATCCCTGCACAGATTCCCCAAAATGATAATCTCATGACACCTGGCAATGAAAATAGTGATTCAGAAAATGAAGATGACTTTTCTCATCAATCTACCTCTGATGAGGTTGTAGCAATTCAGCGTTTTGATGATAAGAATTCAAGCAGCAAACTGATCCCG TCTATTGGTGCAGATAAAGTGGGCGAGGTTACAACTGTAAATCTTCAGGATGTAATAGGAATGATACGTAATGCAGAGAAAA ATATTCATATCCTAAACCAAGCCCGAATCAATGCAATTGAAGATTTGGAAACAATTCTTAGTGAAAAAGAGGTCTTACAAAGAGAAATCAATAATTTGGAAATGAGGTTAGCTGAAACTGATGCCAGAATCAGAGTTGCTGCACAAGATAAGATACATGTTGAGCTTTTACAGGATCATTTAGAGAAACTTCAATCTGAAATGTCTAATAATGGAGCACATGATGCTGTTGTTCTTCGATCTCCTGATCGACAAACCCGTGCTTTAAGTGAGGAGCTGAATTCATTAAGAAATGAAAACATGTCCCTGCAAAATGACCTAAATACCCTTAAAGAGCAACTTAGGGATGTCAAGAGAACAGACGAACGTGTTGAAATGCTTGAAAATGAACGCACTGTTTTGGAATTGTCCATAAAGGAGTTGGAATACAAGCTCACTGTTTCCCAACAAGATGGTGTTCAACTTTCAACTTTAAGATCAGAGTGTGAGACCCTTTGGAATAAG GTAGAGCATTTGCAAGGATTACTTGACAAGTCAACAAGTCAAGCAGATCAAGCTATCTTAGTACTACAACAAAACCAGGAGCTTCGAAAGAAAGTTGAAAGACTTGAAGAGTCTCTTGAAGATGCCAACATTTACAAATTATCATCAGAAAAGCTACAACAATATAACGATCTAATGCAACAGAAAATAAAACTACTTGATGAACGCCTCGAAAGATCAGATGCAGAAATACATTCCTATGTACAATTATATCAAGATTCAGTGAAGGAGTTTCAAGAAACACTTGACAATTTAAAAGAAGAAAGTAAGAAAAAAGCATCGGGTAAACAAGTGGATATGCCATGGGAATTTTGGAGTCGTTTATTGCTTATGTTTGATGCTTGGTTTCTTGAAAAGAAAATTCATGGAGATGAAGCTAAGTTGTTAAGGGAAATGACATGGAAGAAAGATGGAAGGATTCATGATGTTTATATAGAATGTAAGGAAAAGAATGAGCGTGAAATTATTGCTGCTTTTCGCAGATTAACATCTTCATCATCCgg TTCAGGATTGCATGTTGTTCATATTGCTGCTGAGATGGCTCCAGTTGCTAAG GTTGGTGGTCTAGGTGATGTGTTGTCTGCTCTTAGTAAAGCATTACAGAAGAAAGGACATCTTGTAGAAATAATTCTCCCTAAATACGATTGCATGCAGTATGAAAGTATCCAAAATTTAAGG GTTTTAGATTTAGCTGTAGAGTCATATTTTGATGGCCATTTGTTCAAAAATAAAATCTGGATTGGTACTGTTGAAG gGCTTCCTGTTTATTTTATCGAGCCTCTTCACCCTGCTAAGTTTTTTTGGAGAGGAAAAACATATGGTGAACCTGATGATCTGAAGCGGTTTTCATTCTTTAGCAGAGCAGCACTTGAGCTGCTACATCAATCTGGAAAAAAACCAGATATTATCCATTGCCATGATTGGCAGACTGCTTTtgtt GCACCCCTCTACTGGGATCTATATGCACCCAAAGGATTAAATTCAGCTCGAATATGTTTCACATGTCATAACTTTGAGTATCAAGGAACTGCATCTGCTTCAGAGATAGCATCTTGTGGTCTTGACATTCATCACCTTAATAGACCAGACAGAATGCAGGACAACTCATCACACGACAGACTCAATCCTGTTAAG GGTGCAATTGTGTTCTCTAACATTGTAACAACAGTGTCCCCAACTTATGCACAAGAAGTGCGAACTTCACAG GGAGGACAAGGGCTTCATGCAACACTTAATGCTCATTCTCAAAAGTTTGTAGGGATTCTGAATGGAATCGATACTGATTCATGGAATCCTGCTACTGACACCTATCTCAGTTTCCAATACAATTCCAGTGATCTTGAGGGGAAATCTGAGAATAAAAATGCCTTAAGAAGACACCTTGGACTCTCTTTATCTGATAGTAGGAGGCCATTG GTTGGATGTATAACAAGATTAGTCCCACAGAAAGGTGTGCATCTCATCAGGCATGCAATATACAGAGCATTGGAATTGGGAGGACAATTTGTATTGCTTGGTTCTAGCCCTGTGCCAAATATCCAT AGGGAATTCGAGGAAATTGCAAAGAAATTTCAAACCCATGAACATATTCGACTGATTCTCAAGTATGATGAGGCTCTTTCCCATTCTATATATGCAGCATCAGACATGTTCATCATCCCATCAATATTTGAGCCATGTGGCTTGACACAG ATGATAGCCATGAGATATGGTGCAATCCCCGTTGCTAGAAAGACAGGTGGTCTAAATGACAG tgtttttgatgttgatgatgatacGATTCCAATACAACTCAGAAATGGATTCACATTCGTAACACCCGATGAACAT GCGTTCAATGGTGCATTTGACAGAGCGTTCAAATACTACAAAAATGATAGTGAAGGTTGGGAAGAGTTGATGAAAAAAGTGATGAACATAGACTTCAGTTGGGACACATCAGCATCACAATATGAAGAACTTTACCTTCAATCTGTATCCAAAGCAAAAGCAGCTCGGCGTGCAGCTGCTGGCTAA